One Pedococcus aerophilus DNA window includes the following coding sequences:
- a CDS encoding deoxyribonuclease IV gives MAATFPLGAHVDSADPVTAAKERGAGLSQFFLGNPQGYKGPEFEYAGGAEALKADAEAAGVDLYVHAPYLINVASTNNRIRIPSRKLLQQFIDAGASIGAKGLVVHGGHVDKAEDVGKGFDNWRKAIEATDLKIPLLLENTAGGDNAMARTLERIARTWDAIGSAEGSDNVGFCLDTCHAHAGGIPIESAVEAVRSITGRIDLVHCNDSRDEFDSGADRHTNLGEGLIDPDELAAAVTAAAAPVVIETRGGLDGQRADLDWLRARL, from the coding sequence ATGGCTGCAACCTTCCCGCTCGGTGCCCACGTCGACTCCGCCGACCCCGTCACGGCCGCGAAGGAGCGGGGCGCCGGCCTGTCCCAGTTCTTCCTCGGCAACCCGCAGGGCTACAAGGGGCCCGAGTTCGAGTACGCCGGTGGCGCCGAGGCCCTCAAGGCCGATGCCGAGGCGGCCGGGGTCGACCTCTACGTCCACGCGCCATACCTGATCAACGTCGCGAGCACGAACAACCGGATCCGCATCCCGAGCCGCAAGCTTCTCCAGCAGTTCATCGACGCCGGTGCCTCCATCGGCGCCAAGGGCCTCGTCGTCCACGGCGGACACGTCGACAAGGCCGAGGACGTCGGGAAGGGCTTCGACAACTGGCGCAAGGCGATCGAGGCCACCGACCTCAAGATCCCACTGCTCCTGGAGAACACCGCCGGTGGCGACAACGCGATGGCGCGCACCCTCGAGCGCATCGCGCGCACATGGGACGCGATCGGCTCGGCCGAGGGGTCCGACAACGTCGGCTTCTGCCTCGACACCTGCCACGCGCACGCCGGCGGCATCCCGATCGAGTCCGCTGTGGAAGCGGTCCGCTCGATCACCGGGCGCATCGACCTCGTGCACTGCAACGACAGCCGTGACGAGTTCGACTCCGGTGCCGACCGTCACACGAACCTCGGTGAGGGCCTGATCGACCCCGACGAGCTCGCTGCCGCCGTCACGGCCGCAGCCGCTCCTGTCGTCATCGAGACCCGGGGTGGCCTCGACGGCCAGCGGGCCGACCTCGACTGGCTGCGAGCGCGTCTCTAG
- the rph gene encoding ribonuclease PH, with translation MTDSTASSPQPRHDGRTPDQTREVRITRNWLDHAEGSVLVEFGRTRVLCAASFTEGVPRWLKGKGTGWVTAEYEMLPRSTNTRSDRESRKGKVGGRTHEISRLIGRSLRAVIDTKALGENTIVLDCDVLQADGGTRTAAITGAYVALVDAIEDARAKGLIAKNAQPLTGSLAAVSVGIVKGQAVIDLDYPEDSTAETDMNVVMTGDGRFIEVQGTAEAEPFDRDMLNALLDKATQGCADLTAKQQEALAATPRERQQ, from the coding sequence GTGACCGACTCCACCGCATCGAGCCCGCAGCCCCGCCACGACGGACGCACCCCCGACCAGACCCGCGAGGTGCGCATCACCCGCAACTGGCTGGACCACGCCGAGGGCAGCGTGCTCGTCGAGTTCGGGCGGACCCGCGTGCTGTGCGCCGCGTCCTTCACCGAGGGGGTGCCGCGCTGGCTCAAGGGCAAGGGCACGGGATGGGTGACCGCGGAGTACGAGATGCTGCCGCGATCGACGAACACCCGCTCGGACCGTGAGTCCCGCAAGGGCAAGGTCGGCGGCCGTACCCATGAGATCAGCCGCCTCATCGGCCGCAGCCTGCGCGCCGTCATCGACACCAAGGCACTCGGTGAGAACACCATCGTCCTGGACTGCGACGTGCTCCAGGCCGACGGCGGCACGCGCACCGCGGCGATCACGGGGGCGTACGTCGCCCTGGTCGACGCGATCGAGGACGCGCGCGCCAAGGGCCTGATCGCCAAGAACGCGCAGCCGCTCACGGGGTCGCTCGCCGCTGTCTCCGTCGGCATCGTCAAGGGCCAGGCCGTCATCGACCTCGACTACCCCGAGGACTCGACGGCCGAGACGGACATGAACGTCGTCATGACCGGCGACGGACGGTTCATCGAGGTGCAGGGCACGGCCGAGGCCGAGCCGTTCGACCGCGACATGCTCAACGCGTTGCTGGACAAGGCAACGCAGGGTTGCGCGGACCTCACCGCGAAGCAGCAGGAGGCGCTCGCCGCCACGCCGCGGGAGCGCCAGCAGTGA
- the rdgB gene encoding RdgB/HAM1 family non-canonical purine NTP pyrophosphatase produces MTRVVLATRNDHKVVELRAILADVVEELGLEIVGAGDFPGAPDVVEDEVTFEGNARLKAQALAEFTGLPSLADDSGLSVEVLGGAPGIFSARWAGRHGDDRANLDLLLAQTADVKDEHRAAAFVCAAVLALPDGTLRSAEGRMEGSLAREPKGANGFGYDPVLVVEGDGRHAAELSSEEKNAISHRGKAFRAMVPHLRDLLG; encoded by the coding sequence GTGACGCGCGTCGTCCTCGCCACCCGCAACGACCACAAGGTCGTCGAGCTGCGCGCCATCCTCGCCGATGTCGTCGAAGAGCTCGGGCTCGAGATCGTCGGTGCCGGCGACTTCCCCGGTGCCCCGGACGTCGTCGAGGACGAGGTGACCTTCGAGGGGAACGCCCGCCTCAAGGCACAGGCGCTCGCCGAGTTCACCGGTCTGCCGTCGCTCGCCGACGACTCGGGGCTCTCCGTCGAGGTCCTCGGCGGAGCGCCCGGCATCTTCTCGGCGCGCTGGGCCGGTCGCCACGGCGACGACCGGGCGAACCTCGACCTGCTGCTGGCCCAGACGGCTGACGTCAAGGACGAGCACCGGGCGGCAGCCTTCGTGTGCGCGGCGGTGCTGGCCCTGCCGGATGGCACGCTGCGGTCGGCCGAGGGGCGCATGGAGGGATCGCTCGCGCGGGAACCCAAGGGTGCCAACGGTTTCGGCTACGACCCGGTGCTCGTCGTCGAGGGCGATGGTCGCCATGCGGCCGAGCTCTCGTCCGAGGAGAAGAACGCGATCTCCCACCGCGGCAAGGCCTTCCGGGCCATGGTCCCGCACCTGCGCGACCTCCTCGGCTGA